The proteins below are encoded in one region of Polycladomyces subterraneus:
- a CDS encoding DUF5819 family protein, with the protein MKWKTAVLSAWIIGLACLLGFHFGMTALYLAPPNPIKQAWFEPMMKYMDPLFMQNWKLFAPNPVSQHQNIFVKAKWKDPETGQIKETPWRDVSQPLITHIQQDRFSNDGRLYRFQYTAITWFTDKDQNRKAMGEHMLERVAANAIRDFPHRPHVLQVKVRIVTNVFPRFYERHKPDRKGTFYYRETDWMNVRPIDAGTTGGNFR; encoded by the coding sequence GTGAAATGGAAAACCGCTGTATTGAGCGCTTGGATCATCGGACTGGCGTGCTTGTTGGGCTTTCACTTCGGCATGACCGCATTGTATCTGGCACCACCCAACCCGATCAAACAAGCATGGTTTGAGCCCATGATGAAATATATGGACCCTTTGTTCATGCAGAACTGGAAATTATTTGCTCCCAATCCTGTCTCCCAACACCAGAATATCTTCGTCAAGGCGAAGTGGAAGGATCCTGAGACCGGCCAGATCAAGGAGACCCCTTGGCGCGATGTTTCCCAGCCCCTGATCACCCATATCCAACAGGACCGTTTTTCCAACGACGGACGTTTGTACCGGTTTCAATACACTGCCATCACCTGGTTCACCGACAAAGACCAAAACCGCAAGGCCATGGGTGAACATATGCTGGAGCGAGTGGCCGCCAACGCGATCCGCGACTTTCCGCACCGGCCCCACGTGCTGCAAGTAAAAGTGCGCATCGTCACGAACGTATTTCCGCGGTTTTACGAACGGCACAAACCTGATCGCAAGGGTACGTTTTACTACCGCGAAACGGATTGGATGAACGTTCGTCCCATCGATGCGGGAACTACGGGAGGGAACTTCCGATGA
- a CDS encoding amino acid ABC transporter ATP-binding protein has translation MIQFRQVNKWFGDFHVLKDINLTIQAGEVVVILGPSGSGKSTLLRCINQLETVSEGEVIVDGVKMNDPKTNLNKARQEIGMVFQHFHLYPHKTVLENIMLAPMKVKKMPEEEARKIAEFYLQKVGIPEKANAYPSQLSGGQQQRVAIARGLAMKPKIMLFDEPTSALDPEMIGEVLDVMRTLAKEGMTMVVVTHEMGFAREVADRVIFMDEGRILEESEPETFFNNPKEERTRQFLSRILKH, from the coding sequence ATCATTCAGTTCCGCCAGGTCAACAAATGGTTCGGAGATTTTCACGTCCTAAAAGACATCAACTTGACGATCCAAGCGGGCGAAGTGGTCGTGATTCTTGGACCCAGCGGATCGGGCAAAAGCACCTTGCTCCGCTGTATCAATCAGTTAGAAACGGTATCTGAGGGCGAAGTCATCGTGGACGGGGTAAAAATGAACGACCCCAAAACCAATCTGAACAAAGCACGACAGGAAATCGGCATGGTTTTCCAGCACTTTCATCTGTATCCTCACAAAACGGTGTTGGAAAACATTATGCTCGCCCCGATGAAAGTAAAGAAAATGCCTGAAGAGGAAGCGCGAAAGATTGCGGAATTTTACCTGCAAAAAGTAGGAATCCCAGAGAAGGCCAACGCCTATCCCTCCCAATTGTCGGGCGGCCAGCAGCAGCGCGTCGCGATCGCCAGAGGATTGGCGATGAAACCGAAGATCATGTTGTTCGACGAGCCCACTTCCGCACTCGATCCCGAAATGATCGGTGAAGTGCTGGACGTGATGCGAACGCTGGCCAAAGAAGGCATGACCATGGTGGTAGTGACCCACGAGATGGGGTTCGCGCGGGAAGTGGCGGATCGGGTGATCTTTATGGATGAAGGACGGATTTTGGAGGAATCCGAGCCGGAGACGTTTTTCAACAATCCAAAAGAAGAACGAACCCGGCAGTTTTTAAGTAGAATTCTGAAACATTAA
- a CDS encoding DCC1-like thiol-disulfide oxidoreductase family protein, with translation MTTRIFRFLTKEHVLIGASLVRIAVAVAILYYLLSNYTDRHLLWGIHGIWPYEDFLRYLRERHTFSLYQLSADRIYFEWVYHVTILVALAYLIGYRSRVTGVLLAVLYWSLFIRNPYITNGGDNVLRLDLFYLMFANTGAYFSWDARRRRRQLDQTAASLPRQMLAVLHNAAVLAVMIQLAMVYFTSGMYKVMGSMWQHGTAIYYATRVNEFYWPGYSEWIWKYDIVVVLLSYATVLFQVSFPFLLLNRYTKYAAVCFAVSMHIGIAMFMGLIEFSWVMIGSEMILLTDRDYRRIGTAFRWVGDQLRLGWENWTRWIGEQNWVQRHRVIVFYDGWCPFCRQSVDTARKLDWFSLLSFVSFREPGVIERYGLAAEKVEKRLHSTADGRHFRDGIDGIIQMSSRLPLLWPLVPLMWIARRIGMGQKVYDFIASRRTVIPAGGCDDTCPVNPAEKETASASEETENPGKA, from the coding sequence ATGACCACCCGGATCTTTCGCTTTCTCACCAAGGAACATGTATTGATCGGAGCCAGTCTGGTGCGGATCGCCGTCGCTGTGGCTATTCTCTATTACTTACTCTCCAACTATACCGACCGCCATTTGTTGTGGGGCATTCACGGCATTTGGCCATACGAAGACTTTTTGCGTTATCTCCGGGAGCGTCACACCTTTTCGCTTTACCAACTCAGTGCGGATCGCATTTATTTCGAATGGGTATATCATGTGACCATTTTGGTCGCATTGGCCTACCTGATCGGCTACCGGTCACGGGTCACCGGCGTACTGCTCGCGGTGCTGTATTGGTCCCTGTTCATCCGCAACCCTTATATCACCAACGGTGGGGACAACGTTCTCCGATTGGACCTGTTTTATCTCATGTTCGCCAACACCGGCGCCTATTTCTCGTGGGATGCCCGCCGTCGCCGGAGGCAGCTGGATCAAACGGCCGCCTCCCTCCCGCGCCAGATGCTGGCGGTTCTTCACAACGCAGCAGTACTAGCTGTCATGATCCAACTGGCCATGGTGTACTTTACTTCGGGTATGTATAAAGTGATGGGCAGCATGTGGCAACACGGAACAGCCATCTACTATGCCACGCGGGTCAACGAGTTTTACTGGCCCGGTTACAGCGAGTGGATCTGGAAATATGATATTGTAGTGGTTCTGTTGAGCTATGCAACCGTATTATTTCAGGTCTCATTTCCTTTTTTGCTGCTCAATCGCTATACCAAATACGCAGCTGTCTGTTTCGCCGTCTCCATGCATATCGGAATCGCCATGTTCATGGGACTGATCGAATTTTCGTGGGTGATGATCGGCAGTGAGATGATTTTGCTGACCGACCGCGACTACCGACGAATCGGCACAGCCTTCAGATGGGTGGGAGATCAATTGAGGCTAGGATGGGAGAATTGGACCCGATGGATCGGAGAACAGAATTGGGTGCAACGTCACCGTGTCATCGTGTTTTATGACGGATGGTGCCCGTTTTGTAGACAAAGTGTGGATACGGCCCGCAAACTGGACTGGTTCTCCCTGCTTTCGTTTGTCTCGTTCCGGGAGCCGGGCGTCATCGAACGATACGGATTGGCGGCGGAAAAAGTGGAGAAACGCTTGCACAGTACCGCCGACGGCCGACATTTTCGTGACGGGATTGACGGTATCATCCAGATGTCCTCCCGCCTGCCACTCCTGTGGCCCTTGGTGCCACTGATGTGGATCGCGCGCCGGATCGGAATGGGCCAAAAAGTGTACGATTTTATCGCCAGCCGACGAACGGTGATTCCTGCGGGAGGTTGCGATGATACTTGCCCTGTCAACCCGGCAGAAAAAGAGACTGCATCCGCCAGCGAAGAAACCGAAAACCCCGGCAAGGCATAA
- a CDS encoding glutamate ABC transporter substrate-binding protein, giving the protein MRFWKRWLVFCLSAVLAFSLTACGGGSSADGSSLAAIKKRGKLVVGVKYDTNLFGYKDPADGQVKGFEIDLMREFAKRLLGDEKKVEFKEVTSKTRIKMLQSGDIDLVAATMTITDKRKKQVDFSRVYFMAGQSLLVPTNSPITGLKSLNGKVVATAKGATSGRNLQKLVPGVKIKEYENYADAFTALKSGQADAVTTDDSILMGMQQQDPTHFKLVGGQFTQEPYGMAVKKGNKDLLKAVNDFLNEIMKDGTYQKLYRKWFKKNPPAHIPAEAVQKAP; this is encoded by the coding sequence ATGCGGTTTTGGAAGCGTTGGTTGGTGTTTTGTCTGTCCGCGGTGTTGGCGTTTTCCCTGACGGCTTGCGGTGGTGGAAGCTCGGCCGACGGTTCGTCGCTTGCGGCGATCAAAAAGCGGGGGAAATTGGTCGTCGGTGTCAAGTATGACACCAACCTGTTCGGCTACAAAGATCCCGCTGACGGTCAAGTGAAAGGATTTGAAATCGATTTGATGCGCGAGTTTGCCAAGAGATTGCTGGGCGACGAAAAGAAAGTGGAGTTCAAGGAGGTCACCTCCAAAACGCGGATCAAGATGCTGCAAAGCGGTGATATCGACTTGGTCGCGGCGACGATGACCATCACCGACAAGCGGAAGAAACAGGTGGATTTTTCCCGCGTCTATTTCATGGCTGGACAATCCTTGCTGGTACCGACCAACAGTCCGATCACGGGGCTGAAATCTTTGAATGGAAAAGTGGTGGCCACGGCCAAAGGAGCCACGAGTGGCCGGAACCTGCAAAAATTGGTACCTGGTGTGAAGATCAAGGAGTATGAAAACTATGCCGATGCGTTCACGGCACTCAAGAGCGGTCAAGCGGATGCCGTGACGACCGATGACAGTATTTTGATGGGAATGCAGCAACAGGACCCCACCCACTTCAAACTCGTCGGCGGGCAGTTTACGCAAGAGCCGTACGGGATGGCGGTGAAAAAGGGGAACAAGGATCTGTTGAAAGCGGTGAACGATTTCTTGAACGAAATCATGAAAGATGGCACCTATCAGAAACTCTATCGGAAGTGGTTCAAAAAGAACCCGCCGGCCCATATTCCGGCAGAAGCAGTGCAAAAAGCTCCATGA
- a CDS encoding cation:proton antiporter, translating into MKSEVMEIAQTEMYMFTMVFLLGLIATRLAQRIRIPDFVLFLILGMLVGPAGLNWIVQPGNSVAYQFIILIGSTLILFEGGRAIQFSVLKRVWITVTLLSVPGVLITAAIVTVTAVALLKLPVLYAALLAAVIASTDPATLIPVFRQVAVEPRVRQTVESESAFNDATGSILTFTVLELILGETRFSAIDTIWSFVREAGGGLIIGILIGWLGLLVTSEHRIGVFRRYGTVVSLLVAIGSYLVVGSIHASGFMATFAAGVVFGNPDLFRLRIPEDTVSEIVLFGDTVTLLLRKLIFVLLGTQVNFAVLSQYWWQGILVVFVLMFVARPLTVLACTLPDRLARWRWREVLFFFWVRETGVIPAALSGMIVGAGVAHANVIAAVTFIAILFTIVLQASTTGVVARWLGVAVAKE; encoded by the coding sequence ATGAAATCCGAAGTTATGGAAATCGCACAAACCGAAATGTACATGTTTACCATGGTCTTTCTGCTCGGGCTGATCGCTACCCGACTGGCACAACGAATCCGCATCCCCGATTTCGTATTATTCCTGATACTTGGCATGCTCGTCGGTCCGGCGGGATTGAACTGGATCGTACAACCCGGCAACTCTGTGGCCTATCAGTTCATCATTTTGATCGGGTCCACGTTGATCCTGTTTGAAGGGGGGCGTGCGATTCAATTTTCCGTGTTAAAGCGCGTATGGATCACGGTGACCCTGTTGTCCGTTCCCGGCGTGCTCATCACTGCTGCCATCGTGACAGTAACGGCGGTCGCCTTATTGAAACTGCCGGTCCTGTATGCCGCCTTGTTGGCAGCAGTGATCGCATCGACCGATCCGGCGACATTGATCCCCGTCTTCCGCCAAGTGGCGGTGGAACCCCGGGTACGTCAAACCGTTGAGTCCGAATCGGCTTTCAATGATGCCACCGGCTCGATTCTCACCTTCACTGTCTTGGAACTGATCCTCGGTGAAACCCGTTTTTCCGCCATCGATACCATTTGGAGTTTTGTTCGCGAGGCCGGTGGCGGATTGATCATCGGCATCCTGATTGGCTGGCTGGGTTTGTTGGTCACATCCGAGCATCGAATAGGTGTATTTCGCCGGTATGGTACAGTCGTCAGCCTGCTGGTGGCGATCGGTTCCTACTTGGTGGTAGGATCGATCCACGCCAGCGGTTTTATGGCTACTTTTGCCGCGGGCGTCGTCTTCGGTAACCCAGATCTGTTCCGGTTGCGCATCCCGGAAGACACCGTTTCGGAAATCGTCTTATTCGGAGACACTGTCACATTGCTGTTGCGCAAACTGATTTTCGTTCTGCTCGGGACCCAAGTCAATTTCGCTGTATTGTCCCAATACTGGTGGCAAGGTATACTGGTCGTGTTTGTGTTGATGTTTGTTGCCCGTCCGCTTACCGTGCTGGCATGTACCCTGCCCGACCGACTCGCGCGTTGGCGGTGGCGGGAGGTGTTGTTTTTCTTTTGGGTGCGGGAAACCGGCGTGATCCCTGCCGCACTGTCCGGCATGATCGTCGGTGCCGGTGTCGCTCATGCCAACGTGATTGCGGCGGTCACGTTTATCGCTATCCTGTTTACTATCGTGCTCCAGGCGAGCACCACCGGCGTGGTCGCCCGTTGGCTCGGAGTGGCTGTAGCTAAAGAATGA